The Helicobacteraceae bacterium genome includes a region encoding these proteins:
- a CDS encoding glycosyltransferase family 2 protein, whose protein sequence is MNDKLLSAAIITFNEEDNLPRTLEAVKTIANEIVVVDSHSSDRTREIALSYGAKVFDEDWKGHIEQKNSALEKCGGKWILSIDADEVVSDELIKSIEQAIANDDAEGYIISRKSVYLGKTLNYMWRPDRHLRLVRRDANPKWGGYNPHDRLTINGKTAKLKGDLIHYSYKDLRDHWKRLIVYARLAAESYAQKGKRFSLIKLLFNPFWGVTKSYIFRLGFLDGIQGLFAAFSKGVYIFLKYAFVWEIEQGTKRYDNV, encoded by the coding sequence ATGAACGATAAACTTTTAAGCGCGGCGATTATTACGTTTAACGAAGAGGACAATCTGCCGCGAACGCTAGAGGCAGTTAAAACGATCGCGAACGAAATTGTCGTCGTGGATTCGCATTCGAGCGATCGCACAAGAGAGATCGCGCTAAGTTACGGCGCTAAGGTATTTGACGAGGATTGGAAGGGGCATATCGAGCAGAAAAATTCCGCGCTGGAAAAATGCGGCGGCAAATGGATATTGTCGATCGACGCGGACGAGGTTGTTAGCGACGAGCTTATTAAATCGATCGAACAAGCGATTGCGAACGACGACGCGGAGGGTTATATAATTAGCCGAAAGAGCGTATATCTTGGCAAAACGCTAAACTATATGTGGCGTCCCGATCGCCACCTAAGACTTGTAAGGCGCGACGCAAATCCCAAATGGGGCGGCTACAATCCGCACGATAGGTTAACAATCAATGGCAAAACCGCCAAACTAAAGGGCGATCTAATACACTACTCCTATAAAGATTTGCGCGATCACTGGAAGCGGCTGATTGTTTATGCGCGTTTAGCAGCCGAATCTTACGCGCAAAAAGGCAAACGTTTTTCGTTAATTAAACTATTGTTTAACCCGTTTTGGGGCGTAACGAAATCCTATATCTTTCGCTTAGGCTTTCTGGACGGGATACAAGGTTTATTTGCGGCGTTTAGCAAAGGCGTTTATATCTTTTTGAAATACGCTTTTGTCTGGGAAATCGAACAAGGTACCAAGCGCTATGATAACGTCTAG
- a CDS encoding glycosyltransferase, translated as MRFFHLINVRWYNATAWYALNLCRLLQAAGFEVIAGVLPNTQTAKKAKEMNIKTYEDYFNAANPIAAALRLNRFLRDFAPDILTAHRGELFWFLALKRFFGARWKLLRVRGDQRMPKANFVNRFFYNRCADRIIVSGEYIKLFFTDRLKTPLNKIDAIYGGVDTNKFRFDRAGRDRVRSEFGFSEGDIVAGLVGRYSEVKGHKYLIDALALLRQSDERYKLLLVTDSADLDISDLQKYINDQGLTNAAFITGFRSDVAACISAFDVGVAASIGSEAICRVAFEIMSIGVPLIATTVGALSEIAPKDNLVAPNDAKALAQKITDHDKHIRVFSDEAFLSAYLAAAK; from the coding sequence ATGAGATTTTTTCATCTTATTAACGTCCGCTGGTATAACGCGACGGCGTGGTATGCGCTAAACCTTTGCCGATTGTTGCAAGCGGCGGGTTTCGAGGTTATCGCGGGCGTTTTGCCAAACACGCAAACGGCGAAAAAAGCAAAAGAGATGAATATAAAAACCTACGAGGACTATTTTAACGCCGCAAATCCGATCGCCGCCGCGCTTCGGTTAAACAGATTTCTACGCGATTTTGCGCCCGATATTCTAACCGCTCATCGAGGGGAGCTGTTCTGGTTTTTGGCGCTAAAGCGTTTTTTTGGCGCGCGCTGGAAACTACTGCGCGTTAGAGGCGATCAGCGTATGCCTAAAGCGAATTTCGTCAATCGTTTTTTTTACAATAGGTGCGCCGATCGCATTATTGTTAGCGGCGAATATATTAAACTATTTTTTACCGATCGGTTAAAAACGCCGCTTAATAAGATCGATGCGATATACGGCGGCGTCGATACGAATAAATTCCGCTTCGATCGAGCGGGACGCGATCGCGTTCGATCCGAGTTTGGCTTTAGCGAGGGCGATATAGTGGCGGGACTAGTCGGTCGTTACAGCGAGGTTAAAGGACATAAATATCTAATCGACGCGCTAGCGCTTTTGCGTCAAAGCGACGAGCGCTATAAACTTTTGCTAGTTACCGATAGCGCCGATCTGGATATATCCGATCTGCAAAAATATATTAACGATCAAGGCTTAACAAACGCGGCGTTTATTACGGGTTTTCGCTCGGACGTCGCCGCTTGTATAAGCGCCTTTGACGTTGGAGTCGCGGCTTCTATTGGCAGCGAGGCGATCTGCCGCGTCGCTTTTGAAATTATGTCGATCGGCGTTCCTTTAATCGCTACGACGGTCGGCGCTTTGAGCGAAATAGCGCCAAAGGATAATCTAGTCGCGCCAAACGACGCCAAAGCGCTTGCCCAAAAGATTACGGATCACGATAAACATATCCGCGTTTTTAGCGACGAAGCGTTTTTAAGCGCGTATCTGGCGGCGGCAAAATGA